The sequence TTCTCGAGGAACGTCTCGGCGATCCACTTCGCTCGCAGCGGGTCGCCGGGAAACAGGACGATGGGGGCGATCTGGCCGGGCTCAGCGGCGATGTGCGTGCTCATCGCCCCAGCGTAGCCAGCGACCCCATGCCTCAGCCGGGGGTTCCGGCGAGCCCGAGCGCGGTGATGAGCTCGTACGCCGCCGAGCGCGCCTGCACGATCACGGTGCCGACCTGGACTCCGGCCGCCGACACCGACAGGAGCAACTGGCCGTAGGGCGCCAGGACGAAGCTGAGCAACGAGAGCTGGCTCTGACCGATCGACACCGACACGACGGCCGACAGGCTCGGTTCGGTTCCCCCGGAGATGATCTCGGCCTCGGCCCTGGCTACGCCGAACAGCGAACCGTTGATCGCCGCCAGCCGCTCTCCCGTCTCGTCCCGTGCGCCGACGGAGGCGATGTGCAGGCCGTCGGCGGTCGAGAGGACAGCCGTCGTCAGCTCCGGGAAGCGCTCTTGGAGATGACGCAGTCGGGTGAGAGCGGCCTGGCTCACCACGCTCGACCAGAGCTCCCAGTGCGCCGCGATCTCCGGATGCATGAGCACGGGGTCGCCACCGTAGGTCGCGTCGTGCCGATGTGCAGCGTCGTGGGAGAGAGGGGGGTGGTCTGTTCGGTTGTGTGTGTTCACGACTCTTCTTCCGGAAGATCAAGGGCCACGCAGGCGACTCGCATCACGCTGTCGCGATCGCGCGCGTCGGCGACATGAACGCGGTTCGGGGGGATGCCGTATCGCGCCAGGACCTCGGTGAGCTCCTGGCGCACCGTGGGCAGCGCCTCTTCCTCACAGTGGCTCACCGCGATGACCATTCGCTGGCCGTCGCCGGCGAACCGCGGAATCCATGTGGCGGCATCGGCGGCGAGGTGTGGCCGGTCGGCACGAAGCCAGAGCAGGATGCGCGTGTCTGCCGTCGAGGATCTGCGGCGGGCGGGAGCGAAGCGGTCTTGCCCGGGAACCCCGATGAGCGTGACGGCGATCTCGGGCGTGGGTTTCCACGCGCCGTAGTCGAGGCCCACCGTGGTGGTGGTCTTCTCGCCGTCGCCGCACTCCGCCGATCCGGCCGAGATGGGAACGTCGGTGTCGACCGGCGGGACGTCACTCAGTGCCCGGACAGCCGTCGTCTTCCCCGCCCCGACCGGCCCGGCGAAGATGAGCCGGTAACGGTTCGGCAGATTCACGTGCCGCCAGCGTGCCCGCCGCATCGGCGTCTCCGCCGACGCGGCACGCACCCACGAGATCTCCTCGAGGCCGTCGCTGCGCGCGGCCTCCCTGGTCAAGCGTTCAGAGCCGCCACATGGCGGTTCACGGCAGAACGGAGAAGGGCGAGGTTCGTCGCCTGGCGGTCGGCGGCGAGATAGATGAACATCTCGGGCGTGATCATCTTGAGCAGGTGGAGCTGCGTGTCGAGCGTGAGCAGCATGTCCTCGAAGGTCGCGTCGAGGCCGAGCGCCTCGATCGTGCGCATCTTGTTCTTGACGATCTCGCTGTTGTAGGCGCTCGCCACGTCGAGGTCGAAGTCCGGTCGGACCGAGCTCGAGGCGAGCGGCATCCCGGACTCCAGATCGACGACGGAGGCGCCGATGAAGCCGTTGATGTCGCGCGCGATGTCGGCGATGAGTGTGTTCAGTTCGTCTTGCGTGGTCATGATGCTCCCCAGGTCGTGTCGCGCGCGGCAGAGACCGCCCCATGCGATCACCCCAGAGCCCCCGCGACTCATAAAGTGTATAACGTTACTTGCTCAAATGCGGAATCGGGGCAAGACACGCCTGCCGTCACCGAGGCGGATGCCGGGTCAAGCGAGTTCCGAAGGAGATCTCGCGCAATGAAGGAGTGGATCCCGGATGCTCTCCTTCAGAGCGTGAGATCTCCTTCGCGCCAGGTGGGTGGCAGCACGCTGCAACCCTGAACGCGCTCAGCCCTCGCGGCGCCGCACGAGCTCGCCGATCCACAGTGGCGCGAACGGCGAGGTGCAGCCGGGCGCGGTGGGGTAGTCCGCGAGGACCTGCAGGCGCTCCCCGATCTCCAGCGCCCTCGCGCGGTACTCCGGGTGGAAGATGCCGATGTTGGCGAGGGTCTCGTTCATCGCCCACTGCAGACGCGACGGCGCATCCTTCATATCCCGCTCGATGAGGTCGAGCAGGTGCGGCAGGTCCAGGCCGTCCGCGTCCTTCATCACGCGCACGGTCGTGAGCGACCAGGCGGCCGCGGCCACCGTGGGGTCGGCGTCGTCGAACCAACGCAGCCGCAGCTCTTCCGCGAGCGGCGTCTTCTTGGCGACGTAGTTCACGAACCAGTCGTTGACCTTCGGCGGGCGGGTCTCGCGCAGCATGGCGTCGAGTTCGTCGGCGCTGAAGTCGCGGGGGCGGCAGATCAGCAGGGCCAGCAGTCGCGCCGGGGTCTCGCCGGTCGCCCAGAGCTCTTCCGCGAGCGGCTGGTCGGTCTTGATCCGCTTCGCGAGCGCGCGCATCCGGCTGAGGTTGATGCCGTGGTCGTCGCCGCGCTTCTCGTTGGCGGCGCGCATCTTCGGATCTTCCAGTGCGGCGAGCTCGCCCAGGGCCTCCGCGACGGTCATGTCGGACATGCCACCAGCGTAGGCGGAGTCGGTCAGTCCTCGTCGAGTAGTTCGCCCCGGATCCGGCGGAGGTCTTCCATGAGCGAGCCGATCAGGATCCAGTGCTGCGATGACGGCGGTCGGATCACGAGTGGGGCGGTGAGCGCGGGGATCGCGGACGTCATCGTGTCGGGTTCGGGCGACGCCTCGGCGACCTGCACGGCCAGGCGCACATCGTGCCCGGCGCGCCGCAGCTGCTCGGCGATCGCGGTGACGGCGGGCTCTTCGCCGATCGTGTCGTCGTAGTGGTCGAAGTATGCACGGGTCATGCCGATCGTCTGGGTCACGATGGGCGACAGACGCTCGAGCAGCTCCCGCATCTCCTGCAGCTCGGTGCGGTGGGTCGAGCGCCGCGGGTTCAGGGTGAGCGACTCCTCGCCCGCGGCGATGGAGGCGTCGGCGGCATCCTTCATCGGACGCAGCAGCCGCACCTCCAGCATCAGCTCCTGGAGCTGTGCGGCCGTCTGCGGCTCCGGCAGCGCGACGGCCAGGCGGTCGAGGCTGGCGGCGAGCTCCCGCCCGAGCAGTCCGACATCGCGCCGAGCGGGGGCGACCAGCACCGGAGGCACGATCAGCGCGTTCACGACGATGCCGATCGCCACCCCGATCAAGGTCTCCACGATGCGCGCGAACGCATACTCCGGGCTCGACGATCCGAGCGCCAGCACGAGCATCGCCGAGATCGCGACCTGGTTGCCGGTGCCGGGGGAGGCCCGGAAGATCCACGCGACCAGCATCGCGACGACGATCGCGAGCAGCACGATCCAGCTCGGCGACCCCAGCAGCAGGCCGAGTGCGACGGCGATCACGACGCCGGCGATCACACCGATGCTGCGCTCGAGCGCCTTCGACAGTGACTGGTTCACGCTGGGCTGCACGACCAGGAGCGCGGCGATCGCGGCGAACACCGGCAGCTGCGCGGGGAACACCCATCCGGCGATGAGCCACGCGGCGATCGTCGCCGCGGCCGACTTCACGACCTGCAGCAGCGGAGAGCGCTGGGAGGCGCGGATCGCGGCGGGGATGCGCATGCCCTCAACGGTAGTGCCGTGGTGTCGCGGATGATCGTCGTCCGGCGATGCGGATGTCAACCCCGTCGCCGATCCTCGCCGTTCCGGGCTGAATGGAGGAACACGAACGACGAGAAGTGAGGAGCATCACATGGTGCAGATCATCGAGACCATCGACGTCGACGTCCCCGTGCGCACGGCGTACAACCAGTGGACGCAGTTCGAGAGCTTCCCGAAGTTCCTCGACGAGGTCGAGTCGATCACTCAGATCGACGACACGCACACGCATTGGAAGGTGAAGGTCGGCGGCGCGACCCGCGAGTTCGACGCCGAGATCACCGAGCAGCACCCGGATGAGCGCGTCGCGTGGAACAGCACCGGCGGCGAGACCGAGCACGCCGGTGTGGTGACGTTCCACAAGCTCGACGACACGTCGACCCGCGTGACGGTGCAGTTGGACTGGGCGCCGGAGGGGCTGCTCGAGAAGCTCGGCTCCCTCGTCGGCGCCGGCGGTCACGCCGTCAAGAAGGACCTGCAGAACTTCAAGGAGTTCATCGAGGGCCGCGGCGTCGAGACCGGATCCTGGCGCGGCGACGTCGACGCCTGACGCGAATCCGACGCGAGGCCCGGATGCCGTTTCGGCATCCGGGCCTCGTCGCGTCCGAGGTCGGGTGCGCGGGATCTTCCGCGCGTCCGAGGTGCGTGCTTGCATGGGCTCATGGAGCAGGAAGAGAAGCTGCGCGGCGAGACGAGGGCCGTCTGGGCGACCGTGATCTGCTTCGTCGTCGGCACCGTCGCCGGTATCCTGCTCCTGCGTGGCGATGCGCGCCCGCTCACCGGTCCGGGGTCGTTGGCGGCGCCCGTCGCAACGATCGCCGGGATCGTCGCGGCCGCCGCATTCCTCGTGAGCACGCTGATGCACCGTCGCGCGGAGACCGGGCCGATGCCGCGCTGGCAGGCCGTGGTCTCCGGCCTCTCGACCGTCGCGCTCACCGTGGCCTTCGGCGCAGTCACGCTGATGGGTGTGCTGCTCACGGCCGAGATCCTCGCCGTCGGCCTTCAGGGGCTGCAGCTCGCGGCGGTCGGCGGTGGTCTGCTCGCAGGCGTCGCTTCGGCCGTCGGCGGTCGCTTCGCCTTCGGGGCCGGTATCGGGCTGCGCACCGCCGACCTTTCCGCGCTCCTGTTCGGATTCCTCGTGATCGGCACGCTCTTCGCCATGGTCACCTCGGCCGACCCGCGCTGGTGGGAGGAGAACTTCTCGCAGCTCGGGTCGGGATGGGCGTTCAACGGCACCCTCGTCGTGGCCGGCCTGCTGATCGCGACCGTCGGCTCGTACATCGGCCGCGACCTGCACCGGATGCTCGGCGACTCCGCTCTGCGCCGCATCGCCGTGGTGGTCGCGCTGTGGGCGGCGGCCGGTGTCGCGCTCGCGGCCGTCGGGCTGCTGCCCCTGCACCGGGTGCCCCTTCCGCACGACATCGCCGCCGTCGCGACGCTCGTCCTGTTCCTCGGGTCTGCGGCCGCGACCGTGGCCGCGATCCCGGCTCCTCCCCGCGCGCTGCTGATCACGTCTGTCGGCGTCGGCCTGCTCATCGTGGTGGCCGTCGTGCTGTGGGTCCCGTTCGGCCTGTACTCGGCCACTGCCCTCGAAGCCGTTGTCGTCGGGCTCGGACTGCTGTGGATGGCCACGCTCGTGCGGGTGCTGGCGATCCTCGTGCCGTCGCAGTCCCGCCCCTCGGCCCGGCGGTCGCCGCTGCGCGCCGAGTCGCCGCGGGCGTAGGCGTCGCGACCCCTCGCCGGCGGCATCCCTAGACGTCGGCGGCAGAAAGATAGGGAATCCGTCCGATGTCGGCGGGGTACCTCAGAGCGGAGTGTAGGGATACCGCACACCGCCGAGGAGATCCCCATGTTCGAGCACACGTTTTTCACCGAGCAGTACACCGGTTACCAGCAGGAGGAGATGGAACGCGCAGCCGCGCGGCGGCGCATGCTCATCGAGCACGCCGACCAGATCGTGCCCCGTCCCCCGGGAGCGGTGCGCCGGATGCTGACGCGCATCTTCCGGGCGGACGAGCGATCCGTGACGAGCCGCACCTCGAACCGGGCGACCACCGCGGCCACCGTCTGCGACCGGACGGCATCCCCCGCACGGTGAGCGACGCGGTCCTTCGCGCCGGGTCGCGCAGCGCCCCGAATGTCGGTCGGGGGTGGGACGATGAAACCATGCCTTCCTCCGCACCGAGCGCCGAGATGGTCGGTCGTGCAGCCGAGCTCTCCGAGGTGCGCCGCCTTTTCGAGGGCGTGCGCGAGGGCGTGCCGGCTGCCCTGCTCGTCGAGGGCGAGGCGGGGATCGGCAAGTCCCGGCTGCTGCGCGAGTTCGCTATCGAGATCGAGAACACCGCCGACGTCCATGTGGGCTGGTGCCTCGACCTCGGGGCCTCCCGCACGCCCTACGGCCCGCTCACCGGCATCCTCCGCTCGATCGTCACGCGCATGGGCATCGAACGGGTGCGCGAGTCGGTCGGTGTGGGCGTCGAGGCGCTGGGGATGTTGCTGCCTGAGCTCGTCGATGCTCCGACCGATCGCGAGCGCACCAGCCCTGAGCGGCTCCGCGACGCCATCGCCTCCCTCATCGAGGCGGCCGCCGAACGGGCTCCGCAGGTGCTCGTGGTGGAAGACCTGCACTGGGCCGACGAGTCGACGCTCGCGATCCTGTCGTTCCTCCTGCGCGCCCTCGGCCGCGGTCGCATCCTGCTGCTCCTCACCTGCCGGAGCGACGACGTGCGGCGTGGCGACGCCGTGAGCCGCTTCATCGGCGAGGCCACCCGTGCGCGCCTGCTCGAGCGCCTCACGCTCGCCCGGCTCGACGAAGCCGCGGTGCGGGAGCTGGCCGAGCAGATCACCGGTCGCCCGCTGTCCGAAGCCGCCTTCGACCGCATGCAGGAACGTGCCGAGGGCGTGCCGTTCTTCGTCGAGGAGATCGCGGGATGCGCGAACGGCTCTCTTCCCGATGGCCTCCGCGACCTGCTGCTGGCCCGGTTCGATCGTCTCGGCGACGATGCGCAGCACGTCGTCAAGGTCGCCTCCGGTGCGGAGCGCCCGCTGTCGCATCCGCTGATCACGCGCCTCGCCGATCGCCCCGAGCAGCAGCTCGACGAGGCGATCCGCGAGGCGACGCGCAGCGGCATCCTGGTCGTGGTCGACGACGACTATCGGTTCCGGCACGCCCTCCTTCGTGAAGCAGTGCACGACGATCTGCTCCCCGGTGAGCGCGCCCGGCTGCATCGCGCCTACGCCGAGTCGCTCGAGGCCCAAGGCGCGGGCAGTGACTCGGGGGATGCCGCCGCGCTCGCGTACCACTGGCAGCTCGCGCAAGACGACCGCAAGGCGCTCGTCGCCGCCGCCGATGCGATGCGCCACGCGAAGTCGCAGTACGCGTTCGCGACCGCCGCCCGCTTCGGCGAGCTCGTGCTGGAGCTGTGGCCGCTCGTCCCCGATGCTGCCGGGGCCGCGCGGATCGAGCGCCTCGATCTGCTTCTCGTCCTGGGCTCGATCCTCCGCAACGCGGGCGATGGTGAGCGGGCGCTCGCCGTCGCGAACCTCGCTCTCGCCGAGGTCGACCCCGAAACGGTGGATCCGCGTCTGCATGCGCGGCTGCTGCGCAACAAGGCGCTGTATCTGGTCAACCTCGGGCGCCTCGGGGCGATCCCGCTGCTGCAACAGGCCCTGGCCATCGCCGAGGAGCACATCGACGATGAGGCCTTCCGCGCCGAGCTGCTCAACCGTCTCGCCAGCCGCCGCATGATCGCGGGCGACCGTGAAGAGGCGATCCGTCTCGCGGACGAGGCCGAGCGCAGGGCGGCGGGCGCAGGCTCCTCCGATCAGCTGTCCGTCGCCGCGAATGTGCGCGGCGGCTCGCTCGCGCATCTGGGCGAGGTCGAGGCGGGCGTGCGCGAATACGAACGTGCACGGCAGCTCGCGACGGGCTCGGACGCCGAGATGCGCTACCGCGTCAACTACTCCGATCTGCTCACTCTGCTCGGCCGCTACCGCGAGGCCGTCGAGGTCGCCGAGGAGGGGCTGCGCCGGGCGCGCGAACTCCGCGTCGAACGCACATCGGGCTCGATCATGGCGCAGAACATGGTGGTGCCGCTGCTCGAGCTGGGGGAGATCGACCGGGTCGAAGACATGCTGTCGCGCGACTTCGTGCAGGGCACTCTGCGGGTGTTCCGCATGTACATGAGCATGACGCACGTGCGGGTGCTGGCCTGGCGCGGCCGGTCAGCCGAGGCGGCAGAGTTGCTGCAGACGTGGTTGCCCGCGTTCGAGGAGACCGGCATCTCGGAGCGGCAGATCTGGTACGACCGGGTGATGATGACGGTCGCGGTGGCCGAGAGCGCGGGCGACCTCCGCGGTGCTCTCGACACGATCCTCGAGATGCTCCGCGATGATCGGCCGGCCCTGCTGCACCAGCGGCGACTCATGCTGCAGGGCGGGGCGCTCCTCTCCGAGCTGCGGGCAGAGGGGTCCGCGGTCGCCGACGCAGCCGACGCGATTCGCACCGCCTGGCTCGCGCAGCCCGTGCAGCTGCAAGACGACGCCTGGTCGACGATCCTCCTGGCCCTGCTCGACCCGCATCCCGACTCGCTCGATGCGGCGCTGCGGTGTGCCGACGGCGATGACGTTCCGGTCACCTTCCGCGTCGTGCTCCGGCTCGAGCAGGCGCGGATGCGGGTGCAGGCGGGCGACCGCGCAACGGCGTCGACCGTGCTGGCCGAGGCGGCCGAGATCGCCGCGGCCCTGGGGCACGCGCAGCTGCAGGCCGCCGTCGCTCGTTTCGCGACCGATGCGGGGCTCGGGCTCCGCATCGATGCGGAGCCTTCCATCGGCACCGACCCGCTGACCGCGCGGGAGAAGCAGGTGCTCGAGCTCATCGCCGAGGGGCTGAGCAACCGCCAGATCGGTGAGCGACTGTTCATCAGCGTCAAGACCGTGAGCGTCCACGTGTCGGCGGTGCTGCGGAAACTCGGGGTGAGCACACGCACCGAGGCGGCACTTCTGCAGAAGAATCCGTCGCACAGTGCTGTTGGTCAGCCTGCCGTGGTAGCGTGACAATGCGCGCGTCTCGGATGTTCCGATTCGGCGTAGGCCGTGTAAACGGCTAAGTCAACAGAAAGTAGAAACACATGGCCACTGGCACTGTGAAATGGTTCAACGCGGAAAAGGGCTTCGGCTTCATCGCTCCCGATGACGGCTCGGACGACCTTTTCGCCCACTACTCGGCTATCGCCGGCTCCGGTTTCAAGGAGCTCCGCGAGAACCAGAAGGTCGAATTCGACGCTGAGCGTGGCCCCAAGGGCATGCAGGCGGCGAACATCCGCGCTCTCTGAGCGCGCGCTGACTTCCTGAAGCCGGCCGGATCCTCACGGATCCGGCCGGCTTTTTCTGTGCCCGCAACTGCGCGGGGTTCCAGGACTCGAAGTGAGGTCGCCCTAACCTCCGTGTTAGATTAGGCCAGGCTTACCAAAGGCTGGGCGCACCTCTCGCGCCGCCCCCTCACCCCGAACCCGAAGGGAACGCCTGTGCGCATCTCTCGAATCCTCGCCATCGGCGCGGCCGCTGCACTCGCCGTCGGCCTCTCCGCCTGCGCGTCCCCCGCGCCGGAATCGACCGGAACAGCCGGCGGTAACCCCGCCTCCGCGGATGCCTTCCCCGTCACGGTGGAGCACGCCTACGGCGAGACCACCATCTCGGAGAAGCCCGAGCGCATCGCGACGGTCGCCTGGGCGAATCACGAGGTGCCGCTGGCGCTCGGCATCGTCCCGGTCGGCATGAGCAAGGCCAGCTGGGGCGACGACGACGACAACGGCGTGCTGCCCTGGGTCGAGGAGAAGCTCGACGAGCTGGACGCCGAGACCCCGGTCCTGTTCGATGAGACCGACGGCATCGATTACGAGGCCGTGGCCGACACCGAGCCCGACGTGATCCTCGCGGCATACTCCGGCCTCACGCAGGAGGAGTACGACACCCTCTCCAAGATCGCTCCGGTCATCGCGTTCCCCGAGGTCGCCTGGGGCACCTCGGTCGACGACATGATCGAGATGAACTCGAAGGCACTCGGCCTCCAGGATGAGGGCGAAGCACTGATCGACGAGCTGCACGCCGACGCCGAGACCGCTCTCGAGGCGAACAGCATCCTGAAGGACAAGAAGGTCCTGTTCGCGTACCTCGACCCGGCCGACCTGAGCCAGATCGGCTATTACACGGCGATCGACACGCGTCCCGGATACCTCCACGACAACCTCGGCCTGCCGTTCCCGTCGATCGTGGAAGACACCGCAGACACCGAGAAGTTCGATCTGACGGTCAGCGCGGAAGAGGTCGCGAAGTTCGCCGACGTGGACTTGTTCGTCACCTACGGCGACGACGCGCTCATCCCTCAGCTCCAGGCCGACCCGCTGCTGTCGAAGATCCCGGCCATCGCCGAGGGGCGTATCGCGATCCTCCCCAACGCGACGCCGGTCGCCGCATCCGCGAACCCGTCGCCGCTGTCCATCCCGTGGGGCCTCAGCGACTACCTCGCACTGCTGGCTGCACCGCTCGCGAAGTAACCGTTCGATCCGCATCAGCGGAGTGAATCCTCAGTGACCTCAGCAACCGTCATCGCCCCCGCGCCGGGTGCCGCAGACCTGCGGCACCCGGCGCTGGTGCGCACCTTCTGGCTGCTCATCGGGGTCGTGGTGCTCGTCGTCCTCAGCATCCTGTCGATCTCGTTCGGCGTGCGCGCGGTCTC is a genomic window of Microbacterium maritypicum containing:
- a CDS encoding cold-shock protein, giving the protein MATGTVKWFNAEKGFGFIAPDDGSDDLFAHYSAIAGSGFKELRENQKVEFDAERGPKGMQAANIRAL
- a CDS encoding SRPBCC family protein translates to MVQIIETIDVDVPVRTAYNQWTQFESFPKFLDEVESITQIDDTHTHWKVKVGGATREFDAEITEQHPDERVAWNSTGGETEHAGVVTFHKLDDTSTRVTVQLDWAPEGLLEKLGSLVGAGGHAVKKDLQNFKEFIEGRGVETGSWRGDVDA
- a CDS encoding DNA alkylation repair protein; the encoded protein is MSDMTVAEALGELAALEDPKMRAANEKRGDDHGINLSRMRALAKRIKTDQPLAEELWATGETPARLLALLICRPRDFSADELDAMLRETRPPKVNDWFVNYVAKKTPLAEELRLRWFDDADPTVAAAAWSLTTVRVMKDADGLDLPHLLDLIERDMKDAPSRLQWAMNETLANIGIFHPEYRARALEIGERLQVLADYPTAPGCTSPFAPLWIGELVRRREG
- a CDS encoding roadblock/LC7 domain-containing protein, with protein sequence MNTHNRTDHPPLSHDAAHRHDATYGGDPVLMHPEIAAHWELWSSVVSQAALTRLRHLQERFPELTTAVLSTADGLHIASVGARDETGERLAAINGSLFGVARAEAEIISGGTEPSLSAVVSVSIGQSQLSLLSFVLAPYGQLLLSVSAAGVQVGTVIVQARSAAYELITALGLAGTPG
- a CDS encoding AAA family ATPase encodes the protein MPSSAPSAEMVGRAAELSEVRRLFEGVREGVPAALLVEGEAGIGKSRLLREFAIEIENTADVHVGWCLDLGASRTPYGPLTGILRSIVTRMGIERVRESVGVGVEALGMLLPELVDAPTDRERTSPERLRDAIASLIEAAAERAPQVLVVEDLHWADESTLAILSFLLRALGRGRILLLLTCRSDDVRRGDAVSRFIGEATRARLLERLTLARLDEAAVRELAEQITGRPLSEAAFDRMQERAEGVPFFVEEIAGCANGSLPDGLRDLLLARFDRLGDDAQHVVKVASGAERPLSHPLITRLADRPEQQLDEAIREATRSGILVVVDDDYRFRHALLREAVHDDLLPGERARLHRAYAESLEAQGAGSDSGDAAALAYHWQLAQDDRKALVAAADAMRHAKSQYAFATAARFGELVLELWPLVPDAAGAARIERLDLLLVLGSILRNAGDGERALAVANLALAEVDPETVDPRLHARLLRNKALYLVNLGRLGAIPLLQQALAIAEEHIDDEAFRAELLNRLASRRMIAGDREEAIRLADEAERRAAGAGSSDQLSVAANVRGGSLAHLGEVEAGVREYERARQLATGSDAEMRYRVNYSDLLTLLGRYREAVEVAEEGLRRARELRVERTSGSIMAQNMVVPLLELGEIDRVEDMLSRDFVQGTLRVFRMYMSMTHVRVLAWRGRSAEAAELLQTWLPAFEETGISERQIWYDRVMMTVAVAESAGDLRGALDTILEMLRDDRPALLHQRRLMLQGGALLSELRAEGSAVADAADAIRTAWLAQPVQLQDDAWSTILLALLDPHPDSLDAALRCADGDDVPVTFRVVLRLEQARMRVQAGDRATASTVLAEAAEIAAALGHAQLQAAVARFATDAGLGLRIDAEPSIGTDPLTAREKQVLELIAEGLSNRQIGERLFISVKTVSVHVSAVLRKLGVSTRTEAALLQKNPSHSAVGQPAVVA
- a CDS encoding DUF998 domain-containing protein; the protein is MEQEEKLRGETRAVWATVICFVVGTVAGILLLRGDARPLTGPGSLAAPVATIAGIVAAAAFLVSTLMHRRAETGPMPRWQAVVSGLSTVALTVAFGAVTLMGVLLTAEILAVGLQGLQLAAVGGGLLAGVASAVGGRFAFGAGIGLRTADLSALLFGFLVIGTLFAMVTSADPRWWEENFSQLGSGWAFNGTLVVAGLLIATVGSYIGRDLHRMLGDSALRRIAVVVALWAAAGVALAAVGLLPLHRVPLPHDIAAVATLVLFLGSAAATVAAIPAPPRALLITSVGVGLLIVVAVVLWVPFGLYSATALEAVVVGLGLLWMATLVRVLAILVPSQSRPSARRSPLRAESPRA
- a CDS encoding iron-siderophore ABC transporter substrate-binding protein, with protein sequence MRISRILAIGAAAALAVGLSACASPAPESTGTAGGNPASADAFPVTVEHAYGETTISEKPERIATVAWANHEVPLALGIVPVGMSKASWGDDDDNGVLPWVEEKLDELDAETPVLFDETDGIDYEAVADTEPDVILAAYSGLTQEEYDTLSKIAPVIAFPEVAWGTSVDDMIEMNSKALGLQDEGEALIDELHADAETALEANSILKDKKVLFAYLDPADLSQIGYYTAIDTRPGYLHDNLGLPFPSIVEDTADTEKFDLTVSAEEVAKFADVDLFVTYGDDALIPQLQADPLLSKIPAIAEGRIAILPNATPVAASANPSPLSIPWGLSDYLALLAAPLAK
- a CDS encoding aromatic acid exporter family protein; translated protein: MRIPAAIRASQRSPLLQVVKSAAATIAAWLIAGWVFPAQLPVFAAIAALLVVQPSVNQSLSKALERSIGVIAGVVIAVALGLLLGSPSWIVLLAIVVAMLVAWIFRASPGTGNQVAISAMLVLALGSSSPEYAFARIVETLIGVAIGIVVNALIVPPVLVAPARRDVGLLGRELAASLDRLAVALPEPQTAAQLQELMLEVRLLRPMKDAADASIAAGEESLTLNPRRSTHRTELQEMRELLERLSPIVTQTIGMTRAYFDHYDDTIGEEPAVTAIAEQLRRAGHDVRLAVQVAEASPEPDTMTSAIPALTAPLVIRPPSSQHWILIGSLMEDLRRIRGELLDED